CTGCACTACGATTGGCCGGGCAACGTGCGGCAGCTGGAGAACCTCATTCACCGCGGGGTGCTACTGTCAGCCGAACGGGAGCGTATTGAGCTGGAGGATGTTTTCTCGGAGTACTTCTCCGATCGCAGCCTATTTCGGTCCCTTCGCCGTGGCCTTACTCCCGAGGCCTCCTGGTCTCGGCGTGAAAGCCCCTCCTCCTCCGTATCGGCTTCGACGGTTCTAGAGCCGGATGTGCCTCTAAGACCCCTGGAGGAAGTGGAACGTCTGCTCATCCTAAAAGCCCTGGCAGAGGCCAATCAAAATCAGCAGCGCGCCGCGGCCATGTTGGGTATCAGCGCGCGCACGATCCGAAACAAGCTCCGTCAGTACCGTCAACAAGGGCTGCTTTAGAGCGGTTCGCGCCGCAGATGGCGCCAAATTCGCTCGGCCAAGGCGCGACGCACCTCCGGACGGTCGTAGTAGCCGCTTTCTAGACGCTTCGCAATCGAAGAGGCTTCTGTAGCATCCTCAGAAGACGACCCTTGTATCGAGGTCGTTTCTTGTTCCGGCCCCCGAATCAGCAGCTCGGCCAATTCCCGAAAGAATGCAGGTCGGCTGTAGAACCCCGTCTCCATGCGGGCCCGGATCTTCTCCAGATTCGCCCGATGCTCACGGTTGAGGGCCTGAAGGGCTTGGCGGGCGAACTGAATGCTGCGCTCCTGGGGTTCTTGTCCGGATCGGATCTCAAGCCGCACCGCCTCTTCGGTTTCGGCTCTGCTATGCCCCAGGCCATCGGGGCGTGCCGCTTCTGCGGCGCGCACCTTGCCCGCTTGGGCATTTTGCGTTCTGTTGGAAGAACCGGAGGATAGGGGGTCGGGTGAGATATGTCGGATGTCCATCATTAGCCCTCCCAATCCAAGCGCCCCGCCAAGGCGGGTTGCTCATGGTATCGACCCTGGGCATGATCATATCGATGAAGGGCGGCCAGTGCCCCCTCGCATTCCTCCAGCTGCGCCGCTAACAGGGTGCGCATTTGGATGTCTCCTTGCAGGATGCGCTCCATCTGGGCACGTGCCGTCTCCCATTCGGCTTCACTGGGGGGAGGCTGGGTTAAGAGCTGTCCCAGCGTGTGTTCTCGGCGTTTCAAGAGCGTCAAGACGTTCTCCAGGTCGCGATCCTGCAAGGCGCGCAGGATCTGCTCCGTAAGCTGCTCCAGGTGTGTTAAGGTCTCGAGAGCCCTCATGGCTATCGCCCTGCAGGTTTCGTAAGAAGGCCTCCAGAAACTCCACCAGCTCCAGAAACTCCATCGGCGGCACTTCGCGGATCACCTCGCCGGTCTCCGCATCGAGCAGCCGCGTGATGATCCGTCCCGTCTCGGGATGCACATGAAAGGTAATCGTAAGGCGCTGCGGGCGCAAGGCGGACTCCTTGCCGCGCAGGTATCCTTGTAGGTAGCGCAGCTGCAGGCCCAGGTCCGAGAGCTCCAGGATCTCTTGGGGGTTCAAAGAGTCCCGTCCGTGGGAGAAGTTTTGGAGCTCCGCCTGTGGGCTGTTCTGGGATCGATCGGAGGCCGCCGGTGCCGAGGGCGTTACGGGGCGTACCGGCGAGGCCGGCTCCGGGGGAAACGGCATCCGCTCAATGGGGTTCACATGGGCCATGGCCGGTCCTCCAAGCGGGTCCTATGGGGTGCGAAAGAACCGCGCCGCGTAAGCTTGCAGGGAAAGCAGCTGCGATTCGGCTTGTGAGAGAGCCTCCTTGAGCTGCGCAAACTGCCGGCGCAGTTGCGTCTCGCGCAGCTTCAAGCGGGTATCGAAGTCCGATAGTTGTTTATTTGTGCGGCTTAGCTGCGCGTCGGCGGATTCTTGCAATTGCCTTAGGGTGCCATCCGACTTCCAGTACCCCTCCACTTGGTTTTCCAATCGAGCCGCCAGCGTCGAAAAGAACGCCCCCACCGCTTCGGGGTCACGCTCTAGAGCCTGCGCAAGCCGGGCCCCGTCTGTAATGCTTAGCGAGCCGTCTCGGCCGCGAGTGATGCCGAGCGCAGAAAGCCTCTGGTACCTGCCTGGAATCTGCTCCAGGGTTTGCTCCTGAAGGTTTCGCAGCAGCTGCGCAATCAGGCTATCGCCGGCCAG
The Bacteroidota bacterium DNA segment above includes these coding regions:
- a CDS encoding flagellar protein FlaG — protein: MAHVNPIERMPFPPEPASPVRPVTPSAPAASDRSQNSPQAELQNFSHGRDSLNPQEILELSDLGLQLRYLQGYLRGKESALRPQRLTITFHVHPETGRIITRLLDAETGEVIREVPPMEFLELVEFLEAFLRNLQGDSHEGSRDLNTPGAAYGADPARLAGSRPGERLDALETPRTHAGTALNPASPQ